In the Colletotrichum higginsianum IMI 349063 chromosome 7 map unlocalized unitig_7, whole genome shotgun sequence genome, one interval contains:
- a CDS encoding Nonsense-mediated mRNA decay protein produces MATPGAQGTSRKTNGVLPVSGQQPAADAPKPNKSRTPVEGDKVIIRRLPPGMTEQELWNNLGDEWKAGNGLVSWHNFAQGKISQDPAKPSRPGRVYLHVLKRESLNTLSTLIQAKSWEDAKMTSNSPSLVGPPVLEFAIYNKVPGGKKRTDPRQGTIDQDPEFMSFLLSLTNPEMDKENEGSESKDAEESKPEAKVTTTPLIEYIKEKKASKQKEAAAAKSAKQARQESNTKGKAPASTADDSKKGKKDTKGEKSADKPKETVKILTKKANAEAVKAAEAAASQIAQASSSSQDAPKSRRAGIAAAARILQRDLGISPGSAHRRARLDAAKAEAEAKTTTTATATTKEPAQPAAEPATPAPAPVAAPAQPSSAASQASERSTTPTAAKSGRSRRGGGGKNAGASESKGKSTEASSNAPAPPAKAPVVLLKKKDEERNKEKATKADKADKDVSGSASQAAAPSTNAKSNPPAAPKSSGKGGNSKKSSAAVTPGVTRGFVKHANPSQGVTEALLKQAMEVFGTVTFVEIDKRKGFAYVDFSDHASLVRAVAASPVQVAQGTVQVLERKEKKAAAPNSNTKAEPGGANAESSAAATRSNSAAPSASGSAKNATPSEKPEKPEHHKRTRRGRGGGKAAANASGSNSGNKDASAAGTG; encoded by the exons ATGGCAACTCCCGGAGCCCAGGGGACATCGCGTAAGACGAATGGGGTCCTTCCGGTCTCTGGCCAGCAACCTGCTGCAGATGCGCCAAAGCCCAACAAGAGCCGGACTCCTGTCGAAGGCGACAAAGTAATCATTCGAAGACTCCCGCCTGGCATGACGGAACAAGAACTATGGAACAATCTCGGCGACGAGTGGAAGGCAGGAAATGGTCTTGTCAGCTGGCACAACTTCGCTCAGGGAAAGATCTCACAAGA CCCTGCGAAACCCTCAAGGCCGGGGCGAGTCTATCTCCACGTCCTCAAGCGCGAGAGTCTCAACACTCTGTCAACGTTGATTCAAGCGAAATCGTGGGAGGACGCCAAGATGACCTCCAACAGCCCGTCTCTGGTCGGCCCTCCGGTTCTCGAGTTTGCGATTTACAACAAGGTCCCGGGCGGTAAGAAACGCACCGATCCTAGACAGGGAACGATCGACCAAGACCCTGAGTTTATGTCTTTCCTTCTGTCCTTGACGAATCCCGAGATGGACAAGGAGAACGAGGGCAGCGAGAGCAAGGATGCGGAGGAGTCGAAGCCCGAGGCCAAAGTCACGACGACGCCTCTGATCGAGTAcatcaaggagaagaaggcgagcAAGCAAAAGGAAGCGGCTGCCGCTAAGAGCGCCAAGCAGGCTCGGCAGGAATCGAATACGAAAGGCAaggcgccggcatcgacggcggaCGATTCGAAGAAGGGCAAAAAGGACACCAAAGGCGAGAAGTCGGCCGACAAGCCCAAAGAGACGGTCAAGATTCTcaccaagaaggccaacGCCGAAGCTGTCAAGGCTGCTGAAGCTGCCGCTAGCCAGATCGCTCAggcctcttcatcatctcaGGACGCGCCCAAGAGCCGGCGAGCTGGCATCGCGGCGGCCGCTCGAATCCTGCAAAGAGATCTTGGCATCAGTCCTGGAAGTGCTCATAGGAGGGCACGACTCGACGCTGCCAAGGCCGAGGCAGaagcgaagacgacgactACGGCGACAGCTACGACCAAAGAACCAGCGCAACCCGCCGCTGAACCCGCAACACCTGCTCCGGCACCTGTCGCCGCACCAGCTCAACCATCTTCGGCGGCTTCTCAGGCATCGGAGCGGAGCACAACGCCCACTGCGGCCAAATCAGGTCGTTCTCGCagaggcggtggcggcaaGAACGCGGGGGCCAGCGAGTCCAAGGGCAAGTCAACCGAAGCCAGCTCCAAcgcaccagcaccacccgCCAAGGCTCCTGTCGTATtgctcaagaagaaggacgaggagaggaaCAAGGAGAAGGCTACAAAGGCTGACAAGGCTGACAAAGATGTATCGGGTTCGGCATCAcaggccgccgcgccgtcgacgaacgCCAAATCTAACCCCCCGGCGGCCCCAAAGTCCTCAGGCAAGGGAGGCAACTCCAAGAAGAGCTCCGCGGCCGTTACCCCCGGTGTGACACGAGGCTTTGTCAAGCACGCGAACCCCTCGCAGGGCGTTACTGAGGCGCTCCTGAAACAGGCGATGGAGGTCTTTGGCACCGTCACGTTTGTCGAGATCGACAAGCGCAAGGGCTTCGCCTACGTCGATTTCTCCGACCACGCAAGCCTTGTCAGGGCGGTCGCCGCGAGTCCTGTTCAGGTTGCCCAGGGCACCGTTCAGGTTCTCGAgcgcaaggagaagaaggccgcaGCACCCAACTCGAACACGAAGGCGGAGCCTGGCGGTGCTAACGCCGAGTCCAGCGCCGCTGCGACGAGGTCCAACTCagccgcgccgtcggcgtccggTTCAGCCAAGAACGCGACGCCGTCCGAGAAGCCCGAGAAGCCGGAACACCACAAGCGCACCAGACGCGGTCGCGGTGGCGGTAAGGCCGCGGCGAACGCGTCGGGCAGCAACAGCGGCAACAAGGATGCCTCAGCTGCAGGTACGGGATGA
- a CDS encoding Pyridoxamine phosphate oxidase — MKLYPSISPDLADWAARQPVFFTASAPTHLPHINVSPKGLSAHFAVLSPNLVAYIDRTGSGCETIAHSYENGRLTLMFMSFGPSPRILRLFCKSRIIEWDHPDFDSWMKRIVPQGEAGRISYDGARAVVVGDVWEVQTSCGYGVPMIRKELYASPASEDDSDAAAAATQGKERDDRQGELSVFEERPTLDFYWKKRVDNNTVNKYQAETNRTSIDGLPGLRAARRDAGETLWVADAKAALGRAVRETNGVLLGVFLTVFVYYAAIWGAAWWARATAPRSPIWPN; from the coding sequence ATGAAGCTCTATCCCTCCATCAGCCCCGACCTCGCAGACTGGGCTGCCCGCCAACCCGTCTTCttcacggcctcggcgcccacTCACCTTCCCCACATCAACGTCTCGCCCAAGGGCCTCTCCGCCCACTTCGCCGTCCTCTCGCCGAACCTGGTCGCCTACATCGACCGGACTGGCTCCGGCTGCGAGACCATTGCCCACAGCTATGAGAATGGGCGCCTGACGCTCATGTTCATGTCCTTTGGCCCGTCGCCTCGCATCCTCCGCCTCTTCTGCAAGAGCCGGATCATCGAGTGGGACCATCCGGATTTCGACTCGTGGATGAAGCGCATCGTCCCGCAGGGCGAGGCGGGCAGGATCTCGTACGACGGTGCGAGGGCCGTTGTCGTTGGTGATGTCTGGGAGGTGCAGACGAGCTGCGGGTACGGCGTCCCGATGATCCGCAAGGAGCTTTACGCGTCGCCCGCCTCTGAAGACGAcagcgacgccgccgccgccgccacccagGGCAAGGAACGAGACGACAGGCAGGGCGAGCTCTCCGTCTTTGAGGAGCGTCCCACCCTTGACTTTTACTGGAAGAAGCGCGTCGACAACAACACGGTCAACAAGTACCAGGCCGAGACCAACCGGACCTCCATCGACGGTCTTCCCGGGCTCAGAGCCGCGCGCagggacgccggcgagacgCTCTGGGTGGccgacgccaaggccgcTCTCGGCCGCGCGGTGCGCGAGACGAACGGGGTGCTACTGGGCGTGTTTCTCACGGTTTTCGTTTACTACGCTGCGATCTGGGGAGCGGCGTGGTGGGCGCGCGCGACGGCGCCCCGGAGCCCGATTTGGCCAAACTGA